In Candidatus Kaistella beijingensis, a genomic segment contains:
- a CDS encoding asparagine synthase-related protein: MKKGFSIKISEQNVDVKSFISEDYDNLYLKTASFDFLFEGVLLNRKKLLNEFALKDFETLIGELYFLKKENIIKEFEGEFRGFIFDKVQQKLFVFTNATSTQRVFYGKFNDEIFIDSSLVRFNETLKNSGIKTKPNLESIYQFLCFSNLPENKTPVEGIAKIFDGHYLEIDCNKWTISEKQYFDLSKISTFSRTKDAAIDKIHEVFRDSILLEYQKDTELGKNHLALLSGGLDSRVAMMYAIQENVKPENALCFSQSGYFDHTISEKIAEDFDVHYEFIPLDGGKFLKKIDELTELSEGMVFYTGGIHVSHAVEQMQYENFALFHSGQIGDGVLGGFNTVPYRKKPSYFKIAENQKFFPKVQSSLDEILKKYETEELFLLRNVAYNRTVLGAHVFQQKRYQTSSFMSKDFLQLAISLPEEWKYNHRFYLEWIQKHCKEATKYRWERTLLKPDANWKTSFGDKIVKRSFKLLNEKILKTPQNSSMYPYQYYFDNDTEIQNYYKNYFEDNIHRIEDYKELESDVKELFQSENFYSKSQSVNILAIFKLFF; this comes from the coding sequence ATGAAGAAAGGGTTTTCCATAAAAATTTCGGAACAGAATGTCGATGTAAAATCTTTTATTTCAGAAGATTACGATAACCTTTATCTTAAAACAGCATCTTTTGATTTTCTATTTGAGGGCGTTTTGCTTAATAGGAAAAAGCTGCTCAACGAATTTGCCTTAAAGGATTTTGAAACCTTGATTGGTGAACTGTATTTCCTCAAAAAAGAAAATATCATCAAGGAATTTGAAGGTGAATTCAGAGGATTTATTTTTGATAAAGTTCAACAGAAATTATTTGTTTTTACCAACGCAACTTCCACACAAAGAGTTTTTTACGGGAAATTTAATGATGAAATCTTTATCGATTCTAGTCTAGTTCGTTTTAATGAAACTTTAAAAAACTCAGGCATCAAGACGAAACCGAATTTGGAGTCGATTTATCAGTTTTTATGTTTCAGCAATTTACCTGAAAATAAAACGCCCGTTGAAGGAATTGCAAAAATTTTCGATGGTCATTATCTCGAAATTGATTGTAATAAATGGACCATCAGTGAAAAACAATATTTTGACCTGTCAAAAATTTCAACATTTTCTAGAACCAAAGATGCTGCAATAGACAAAATTCACGAGGTTTTCCGAGATTCCATTTTGCTTGAATATCAGAAAGATACAGAACTTGGGAAAAATCATCTTGCTCTTTTGAGTGGGGGTTTAGACAGTCGTGTTGCGATGATGTATGCAATTCAAGAAAATGTAAAACCCGAAAACGCTTTGTGTTTCTCCCAATCAGGTTATTTTGATCATACGATTTCTGAAAAAATCGCAGAAGATTTTGATGTTCATTACGAGTTTATTCCTCTCGACGGCGGAAAATTTCTGAAAAAAATTGATGAACTCACCGAACTTTCCGAAGGAATGGTTTTTTACACAGGCGGAATTCATGTGAGTCACGCAGTAGAACAAATGCAGTATGAAAATTTTGCACTATTTCACAGCGGACAAATTGGTGACGGTGTTTTGGGCGGATTCAACACGGTTCCTTATCGAAAAAAACCTTCTTATTTTAAGATTGCTGAAAACCAGAAATTTTTTCCGAAAGTTCAGTCTTCACTGGATGAAATTCTAAAAAAGTACGAAACGGAAGAACTTTTTCTTTTGAGAAATGTTGCCTACAACAGAACAGTTTTGGGCGCTCATGTTTTTCAGCAGAAAAGATATCAAACTTCTTCGTTTATGTCTAAAGATTTTTTGCAACTCGCCATTTCACTTCCAGAAGAATGGAAATACAACCACCGTTTCTATTTGGAATGGATCCAAAAACATTGCAAAGAAGCCACGAAATACCGATGGGAAAGAACCCTACTTAAACCCGATGCGAATTGGAAAACCAGTTTCGGCGATAAAATTGTAAAGCGCAGTTTCAAATTGTTGAACGAGAAAATTCTGAAAACTCCGCAAAATTCCAGCATGTATCCTTATCAATATTATTTTGACAATGATACTGAAATTCAGAATTATTATAAAAATTATTTTGAAGATAACATTCACCGAATTGAGGATTATAAAGAACTTGAAAGTGACGTGAAAGAACTTTTTCAATCTGAAAATTTTTATTCTAAATCGCAATCGGTCAATATTTTAGCCATATTCAAACTCTTTTTTTAA